One genomic region from Granulicatella adiacens ATCC 49175 encodes:
- a CDS encoding transporter substrate-binding domain-containing protein, translating to MKKWMKAGFVAVATLLAACGANTTKTQETTVSVSDAQANWDKIVESGVIKVSTAGTLYPQSFHNDNNELTGYDVEIMKEVAKRLNLKVEFTEMGVDGMLTALDSGMTDIANYSIEEGAKNFDDYLHTTPHKYSFTSMVVRGSDNSGIHSWADVKGKKAAGAASTNYMKIAKKLGAELVVYDNVTNDVYMSDLVNGRTDVIINDYYLQSIAVAFAKDKYDIKINEGVYANPYSSSFSISLNNTVLRDKFNEAMDAMKKDGTLKKISEKFFAGQDVTEPKEFKTEKIDISDVD from the coding sequence ATGAAAAAATGGATGAAAGCTGGTTTCGTTGCTGTGGCTACATTATTAGCAGCATGCGGAGCAAACACAACAAAAACACAAGAAACAACTGTATCAGTTTCAGATGCGCAAGCAAACTGGGATAAAATTGTTGAATCTGGTGTCATTAAAGTATCAACTGCAGGTACTTTATATCCACAATCATTCCATAATGATAATAATGAACTAACTGGTTACGATGTGGAAATCATGAAGGAAGTTGCGAAGCGTTTAAACCTTAAAGTTGAATTTACGGAAATGGGTGTTGACGGAATGTTAACAGCATTAGATAGTGGTATGACGGACATCGCCAACTATTCAATTGAAGAAGGTGCGAAAAACTTCGATGACTATTTGCACACTACACCTCATAAATACTCATTTACATCAATGGTTGTTCGTGGAAGCGATAATTCAGGAATCCATTCTTGGGCTGATGTAAAAGGAAAAAAAGCAGCAGGTGCAGCTAGTACAAACTACATGAAGATTGCTAAAAAACTTGGTGCGGAATTAGTTGTTTATGACAACGTAACAAATGATGTATATATGTCTGATTTAGTAAACGGACGTACAGATGTAATTATCAACGATTACTACTTACAATCAATCGCGGTCGCTTTTGCTAAAGATAAATATGACATTAAGATTAACGAAGGTGTTTACGCAAACCCTTATAGTTCAAGCTTCTCAATTTCATTAAATAACACTGTATTACGTGATAAGTTCAATGAAGCGATGGATGCAATGAAGAAAGATGGAACATTGAAAAAAATCTCTGAAAAATTCTTCGCCGGGCAAGACGTAACAGAACCTAAAGAATTCAAAACAGAAAAAATCGATATTTCAGATGTAGACTAA
- the uvrC gene encoding excinuclease ABC subunit UvrC has translation MASELIESKLKNLPDLPGCYIMRNSNDEIIYIGKAKNLKNRVRSYFRGALDTKTEKLVSEIHHFEYIVTKTNKESLLLEINLIKKYQPYYNIKLKQGTMYPYLKITSERDPQLVISHKVEKDGGIYFGPYPNVTAATSTQQLIQKIYPLRKCGKNETRACFYYHLGQCIGCCDHEISEDEYKTQIKKIQRFLNGDVKAIKDDLNQRMLEASERLEFEKAMDYRDQIHYIEATVEKQNIMSSDFTNRDVFAYFVDRGWISIQVFLLRQSTIIKREAAMFPIYDQIEDEVLSFIIQFYEDQNHILPKEILVPDALDIDLLSETLGVKAVSPKRGSKKRMLDLATQNSEISLLEKFRREEQSQLKTLGALDELSQALGLEKLSVIESFDHSNIQGTNPVSAMVVFRDGKPDRKHYRKFKVKTVLGSHEFATTQEVIRRRYSRLLREKADLPDLVLMDGGKIQMKAAMEVLEDELGLSIPVCGMVKNDKHKTASLIYGEKFTPIELDRKGQAFQLIQRVQEEVHRFAITFHRQVRGKNTFSSRLELIDGVGPKTRKKLLSHFKTTTAIKNASVEELRKIGISEKVASNIITTFQNE, from the coding sequence ATGGCTAGTGAATTGATTGAAAGCAAACTTAAGAATCTTCCAGATTTACCGGGTTGCTATATTATGAGAAATAGTAACGATGAGATTATCTATATTGGGAAGGCCAAGAATTTAAAAAATCGTGTTCGTTCTTATTTCAGAGGTGCACTTGATACGAAAACTGAAAAACTAGTTAGTGAAATCCACCATTTTGAGTATATTGTGACAAAGACAAATAAAGAATCTCTTTTACTAGAAATTAACCTGATAAAAAAATATCAACCGTACTACAATATTAAGTTGAAACAGGGGACGATGTATCCTTATTTAAAAATCACTTCAGAGAGGGATCCGCAATTAGTGATTTCTCACAAAGTTGAAAAAGATGGAGGAATCTATTTTGGACCTTACCCTAATGTAACTGCTGCTACTTCTACCCAACAACTCATTCAAAAAATTTATCCATTAAGAAAATGTGGGAAGAATGAAACCAGAGCTTGTTTTTATTATCATTTAGGACAGTGCATCGGTTGTTGCGACCATGAAATTTCTGAGGATGAGTACAAAACACAAATAAAGAAAATTCAACGCTTTTTAAATGGAGATGTAAAAGCCATTAAAGATGATTTGAATCAGAGAATGTTAGAGGCCTCTGAACGATTGGAATTCGAAAAAGCTATGGATTATCGTGATCAAATTCATTACATTGAAGCAACGGTTGAGAAGCAAAACATAATGAGTTCTGATTTCACGAATCGAGATGTATTTGCGTACTTTGTTGATCGAGGATGGATTTCAATTCAAGTATTTTTATTAAGACAATCAACGATTATTAAAAGGGAAGCAGCGATGTTTCCTATTTATGATCAAATTGAAGATGAAGTTCTATCCTTTATTATCCAGTTTTATGAAGATCAAAACCATATTTTACCTAAAGAAATATTAGTTCCGGATGCTTTAGATATTGATTTACTATCCGAGACACTGGGTGTAAAAGCTGTATCTCCAAAAAGAGGATCTAAAAAAAGAATGCTAGACTTAGCGACTCAAAATAGTGAGATTTCTTTATTAGAGAAGTTTAGAAGAGAAGAGCAGAGTCAGTTAAAAACATTAGGTGCTTTAGATGAGTTATCACAAGCTCTTGGACTTGAAAAGTTGTCGGTGATTGAGTCTTTTGACCATTCAAATATTCAAGGTACGAATCCTGTTTCTGCTATGGTTGTTTTTCGAGATGGGAAACCCGATCGGAAACATTATCGAAAATTTAAGGTGAAGACGGTCCTTGGAAGCCATGAGTTCGCGACGACGCAAGAAGTGATTAGAAGACGTTATTCCAGATTGCTAAGAGAAAAAGCGGACCTTCCTGACTTAGTTTTAATGGATGGTGGAAAAATCCAAATGAAGGCTGCTATGGAAGTTCTTGAAGATGAACTAGGCTTATCTATTCCGGTTTGTGGGATGGTAAAAAATGATAAACATAAAACAGCTTCTTTAATTTATGGAGAAAAATTTACTCCTATTGAATTAGATCGAAAAGGACAAGCCTTTCAATTGATTCAAAGAGTCCAAGAAGAGGTTCACCGATTTGCTATAACTTTTCACAGACAAGTTAGAGGCAAGAATACTTTCTCTTCAAGATTGGAGTTAATAGATGGAGTAGGACCAAAAACTAGAAAGAAACTTTTAAGTCATTTTAAGACTACTACCGCAATAAAAAATGCTAGTGTTGAGGAGTTACGGAAGATTGGAATCTCTGAAAAAGTTGCAAGCAATATAATAACAACGTTTCAGAATGAATAA
- a CDS encoding DEAD/DEAH box helicase, whose protein sequence is MNTKTIWEQHGFHTLTPIQEKTQELIKEGTDIVAISPTGTGKTLAYVVPILERVKADRTLQALIVAPSQELAQQIGTVIREWKPLEIRVQVLAGGANVKRQVEKLKEKPEIVVGTPGRLLELSKLRKLKLHQVELLVLDEADYLLDPEQLNNTRELVKKLPSERQVLCFSATKNKNLEEVSKWINMQPTFVEVSEGNAAHANVIHGYIECPTRKRDEVLRKLAFSENANQALVFVNSIANAALLGEKLSFHQVPVALLTSDAHQTERKKAIDLFKKGQIPFLLSTDLAQRGLDIEDLPLVIHYDIADSTDQYTHRSGRTGRMGKDGLVLSLVNDRELRDLKKVAGKHKLVPFELYAGQLKPVEQLKKKEVSSKKPIQKRKKGNKNGNHRGFKKSN, encoded by the coding sequence ATGAATACAAAGACTATTTGGGAGCAACACGGCTTCCACACATTAACACCGATACAAGAAAAGACACAAGAACTGATTAAAGAGGGGACAGATATCGTTGCCATCTCTCCGACAGGGACAGGGAAAACATTAGCGTATGTCGTTCCTATTTTGGAAAGAGTAAAAGCAGATAGGACACTCCAAGCTCTTATTGTGGCGCCTTCACAAGAATTAGCCCAACAAATTGGAACAGTGATTAGAGAGTGGAAACCGTTAGAAATCCGTGTACAAGTTTTAGCAGGCGGTGCAAACGTTAAACGCCAAGTAGAGAAGTTAAAGGAAAAACCAGAAATCGTTGTAGGAACACCTGGACGATTACTTGAACTGTCTAAGCTTCGTAAATTAAAGCTACATCAAGTAGAACTGCTTGTATTAGATGAGGCAGATTATTTACTAGACCCGGAGCAATTGAATAATACGAGAGAACTTGTAAAGAAACTTCCTTCTGAAAGACAAGTACTTTGTTTTTCAGCGACAAAGAATAAAAATTTAGAAGAAGTGAGTAAATGGATTAATATGCAACCGACTTTTGTTGAAGTTTCAGAGGGAAACGCTGCGCATGCGAATGTAATTCATGGATATATTGAATGTCCAACTAGAAAACGGGATGAAGTGTTAAGAAAGCTCGCTTTTTCAGAAAATGCAAACCAAGCATTAGTTTTCGTTAATTCGATTGCAAACGCTGCATTACTCGGAGAAAAGTTATCGTTTCATCAAGTCCCAGTTGCACTTTTAACAAGTGATGCTCATCAAACGGAACGTAAAAAAGCTATTGATTTATTTAAAAAAGGGCAGATTCCGTTCTTACTTAGTACTGATTTAGCACAGCGGGGACTGGATATTGAAGATTTACCACTTGTTATTCATTATGATATTGCAGACTCAACAGATCAATATACACATCGTTCTGGTCGCACAGGACGAATGGGGAAAGATGGTTTAGTTCTGAGTCTAGTGAACGACCGTGAACTAAGAGACTTGAAGAAAGTTGCTGGAAAACATAAACTAGTTCCATTCGAATTATATGCAGGACAATTAAAACCAGTTGAGCAATTGAAGAAGAAAGAAGTAAGTTCTAAGAAACCAATTCAGAAACGAAAGAAGGGGAATAAGAATGGAAATCATCGAGGATTTAAAAAGTCAAATTAG
- a CDS encoding amino acid ABC transporter permease, translating into MFDISIAINNFWFILSGLGYTLGVALTSFVFGTILGFILVLMRRSRFRFLRWIATFHVSFMRGTPTLVFLFLLYFGLPFLKITLPALVCALLCFSIASSAYISEVLRSAMDAVDNGQWEAAMSLGMSYRQTLQKVIVPQAFRIAIPPLSNVLLDMIKGSSLVAMISLPDIFQNAKIVGGREQNYMTVYILVAIIYWIICLLFEQGQRYLENKMAL; encoded by the coding sequence ATCTTCGATATCAGTATTGCGATTAACAATTTTTGGTTTATTCTTAGTGGATTAGGATATACATTAGGAGTCGCATTAACAAGCTTCGTATTCGGAACGATTTTAGGATTTATTCTCGTATTAATGAGACGTTCCAGGTTCCGTTTTCTACGATGGATTGCAACGTTTCATGTGTCCTTTATGCGAGGAACACCAACGCTAGTGTTTTTATTTTTACTATATTTTGGTTTACCATTCTTAAAAATAACGTTACCCGCTTTAGTCTGTGCGCTCCTTTGCTTTAGTATTGCAAGTAGCGCGTATATTTCCGAAGTATTACGTTCGGCAATGGATGCAGTGGATAATGGCCAATGGGAAGCAGCGATGTCTCTTGGGATGAGTTATCGTCAAACTTTACAAAAAGTAATTGTACCTCAAGCGTTTCGAATTGCAATCCCACCATTAAGTAATGTGTTACTGGATATGATTAAAGGATCGTCTCTAGTTGCGATGATTTCACTACCTGATATTTTCCAAAATGCGAAAATTGTAGGTGGTCGTGAACAAAACTATATGACAGTTTATATTTTAGTAGCAATTATTTACTGGATTATCTGTTTGCTTTTTGAACAAGGGCAACGATATTTAGAAAATAAAATGGCACTTTAA